From Calothrix sp. PCC 6303, a single genomic window includes:
- the nth gene encoding endonuclease III, producing the protein MNQTRKRSSKKQRALEILVRLKRLYPDATCSLDYSTPVQLLVATILSAQCTDERVNKVTPHLFTRFPDAVSMASADLEEIIELVRSTGFYRNKAKNIQGACRMIVKDFGGQVPNRMEDLLKLPGVARKTANVVLAHAFGINAGVTVDTHVKRLSNRLGFTKHDDPVRIERDLMPLLPQADWENWSIRLIYHGRAVCKARSPVCQECQLADLCPSKIAE; encoded by the coding sequence GTGAATCAAACCCGCAAAAGGTCATCAAAAAAGCAACGGGCGCTCGAAATTCTTGTGCGCCTGAAGCGTCTTTATCCGGATGCTACTTGTTCTTTAGATTACTCTACTCCTGTGCAGTTGCTAGTGGCAACAATACTTTCCGCCCAATGTACTGATGAACGAGTAAATAAAGTGACACCACATTTGTTTACTCGTTTTCCGGATGCAGTGAGTATGGCAAGTGCGGATTTAGAGGAAATTATTGAGTTGGTGCGTTCTACGGGATTTTATCGCAATAAGGCGAAAAACATCCAAGGTGCTTGTCGAATGATTGTCAAGGATTTTGGTGGTCAAGTTCCTAATCGGATGGAAGATTTATTAAAGTTGCCAGGGGTAGCTAGAAAAACGGCAAATGTGGTTCTAGCTCATGCTTTTGGGATTAATGCTGGAGTAACAGTTGATACCCATGTGAAGCGTCTGAGCAACCGTTTGGGGTTTACCAAGCATGATGATCCTGTTCGCATCGAGCGGGATTTGATGCCTTTGTTGCCCCAAGCAGATTGGGAAAACTGGTCAATTAGGTTGATATATCATGGTAGGGCTGTTTGCAAAGCGCGATCGCCTGTTTGCCAGGAGTGCCAATTGGCTGATCTATGTCCATCGAAAATCGCTGAATAG
- the rpsN gene encoding 30S ribosomal protein S14, which yields MAKKSMIEREKKRVKIQEKYSEKREALLDEFRTCTNPLEKFEIHRKIQQLPRNSARVRQRNRCWVTGRSRGYYSDFGLSRNVLREWAHQGLLPGVVKSSW from the coding sequence ATGGCTAAAAAGAGCATGATTGAGCGCGAGAAAAAACGCGTCAAGATTCAAGAAAAGTATAGCGAGAAGCGTGAAGCTTTGTTAGATGAATTCAGAACTTGTACTAACCCTTTAGAAAAGTTTGAAATCCACCGCAAAATTCAGCAGTTACCACGCAACAGCGCTAGAGTTCGTCAACGTAACCGTTGCTGGGTGACAGGTCGTTCTAGAGGCTATTACAGCGATTTTGGTTTGTCACGGAACGTATTGCGTGAATGGGCACACCAAGGGCTTTTACCAGGTGTAGTAAAATCTAGCTGGTAG